GCCCGGCAGCCCGACGGCGGCGCTGCGACACCGACAGCGAGCCCAGCTTCAACTGCCGGCAGCGGCACGTCGCGGGATAGGTCGATGGGCCCCACGAACGTGGGGTCGTTGGCGAGCCGCAACCGGAACCGGCCCGGCTGGACCTCGACCAACTCGTTGCCACTCGGCAAGGAGCCTTCGCCCCGACCGGCCATCGCTCGGACGACTTCGCCGACGTCCTTCACAGACATCGCCCGCCCGTTGCGCTCAAGGCCGGCGGCGACCTGCTCGACGGTGACCGTGGCCCCCGGTGTCTCAGCCTGTAGCTGCTCGAAGAGGACGAGGACCGCAGCCCGCCGGCTTGTCCGCTTGGTCCGAGGTCGCCGGCGAAGCAGAACCACTCGTGCTACTGAGCTGCCACCGCTTCCCGTTTTGCATGAACACAGCTCGGGTCCACTTGTTCTGAGTTGGGCCGATGCATGCGTCGGGTATCTGTGGAGGGCCGAACCCGGGTTAGAGGATGGCTAGTGAACCCGCTAGCTGCTGGGTCAGCAGCTCGAGGGAGCTGTGCAGCTGGGCGAAGCGCCGCGGCCCCAGGATCCCTGCGATGCGCAGCTGGGCCGCCCCAGCCTCGGCGTAGATTGTCTGCTCGAGCCGCCGTCCCTTGGAAGTAAGTCGGATCACGCGAGCCCTTCCGTCGGCCGAATCGGGCACGCGCAACAGGTACCCGTGTTGTTCCAGGTGCCCGAGCAGGTCGTTGACCGACTGTTTCGTGATCCCCACCCGGTTCGCAAGCTGGCTTGGACGTACTCCCTCGAGGCCCGGATAGCGCCAGAGCCCGACGTGCGCGGCGTTCAGGTCGTCGTATCCCGCCGCAACGACTCCCGCATAGAGCTGACCACGGACCCACTGCCAAACGACACCCAGCATGGCGCCGACGTACGGGCTTCGCTCGCCGTTGGGGTGGTCGAAGGAATCGCTTGACATACTCGTAAGGCTACCTTACCATGAGATCTAGTCGTAAGGATGCCTGACTATCCGATTCGGGACAGGTTTCTGACTAGGAGGTGGCCGAAGTGACGACGGCAATTGTTGACTCCCCCGACAACGAAGAAGGGCTGGCGTGGTGGTTCCTCGACACCTTGGTCGTTGAGCACCGCTGCGCACCCGGAATGAACACCGTGGTGCTAGAGATGACCTTGCCAGTCGGCTCGGCGCCCCCGCTGCACGTCCACGACGACCTCGACGACACCTGGTACATCCTCGAGGGCCAGATGGTCGTGCGCTGTGGCGACGAGGAGCTGGTGGTCGGAGCGGGGCACTGGGTCTCCATGCCCCGCGGCGTGCCACACACGTTCCGAGTGGTCGGTGAGCGCGAGGCGCGGATCTTGCTCGTGCACGACAACGCCAGCTTCCGTGATTTCATCCGCGATCTCGGCACTCCACCTACGGCGCGTGTCGTGCCGAGCCACCCAACGTTCCCGCCCGTGGACGAACTGGCGCGCATCGCTGCGTCTCATGACCTCAGGCCAATCGGGCCTCCCATGAGCGCTGAAGACAGTGACACCGTCCTAGCCGGCGCTAGCTGATCCGCTGGCGATCCGAACGGGAACGAGATCGAGCCATACGTCGATATCTCGAACGCTTGACCCGTTAGATCCTCCCTGGGGGTACTGGCCGCAGCACGCGTCGTGCCCGAGCAGCCCACCTTTCCCACCATGGACGAACTCGTCCGAATGGCCAGCGCCAACGACGTCACGCCGGTCGGGCTAAGTGACACGCCTCAATGGCGCTCCTGAGCCTCGCCAACCACAACTGATTGCGAAGGGACCAGCTATGCGAGTTCAATCACTCGGCCACGTTGTCCTCAACGTCAAGAGCATTGAACGCTCCGAAGCATTCTATTCACAGATATTGGGAATTCCTGTTATCTCGCGGATCTCGCATCCGGCGCAGATGACGTTCTTCTCGCTCGGGAATCACCACGACCTCGCCATAACGGCTATAGGGGAAGACGCGCTCTCCCCGGATCCGACCGCCACCGGACTGGCGCACATCGCCTTCAAGATTGGTGATTCACTCGACCAGTTCTGTTCCGCGAAGACCGACCTCGACGGCGCAGGTGTCCCGATCCTCTACGTGGCGGACCGCGCCTACACAAAAAGCATGCACCTGCTCGATCCCGACGGGAACGAAGTCGAGCTTTACATCGACACCTCCGACGCATGGAAGACCGATCTCCCACCCCTCACTCTGATGCCGACCCAATGACGTGGCCGATCGAGCCCCTGGCCGTGCCACTCTGCGGCCGGCTCGAATGTCCCGCAGAACATCGCCCTCGCCAGACCGCCGCATCGCGCCCTAATTGACGGCGATCGGTAACAGCGGCCGGGTATCGGCGACCGGTTCCCAGCAGCGACACAACGACAACCGTCAGGTCGGCAGCCGATGCTCGTCGATGTAGCGGTCGACCTCCCGGTGAGCGTCGGCCTTGACGTTCCACAGCGACCAGTATCTGCCAGTTGACTTAACCCGACGGGTGACAAACGCGTCCCCAGTCGGTAGAAACTCCCATCCATCGGGCTCTTGCAGCTGGGAGCCCGACCTTCCATGTTGGGCCCTCGGTGGCTCGGCCGGCTGAGGGGTGTGCGGCCCACCGCCGGCGTCTCCTGTATTACATTCTGTGGTACACTATTGCCATGGCAAGAGCGATCTCCGTCCGCCTCGACGACGAAGCCGACAGGGCGTTAAGAGCCCTGGAAGCGACGGGGTTGAGCCAGTCGGAAGCGATCCGGATGGCGCTGCTTAGCGAGGTCCGCCATCGTCGCCGGAGCAAGGAGCTCGCCAAGGAAGTTGCGGCTCTCGAAGCCGACGAGCAAGACAGGGAGGAAATGCTGGCGGTCGCCGAGCTGATGGAAGCCCTTCGTGCTGCGCGGTGACGTCTATCGCTTCAGGCTTCCCAAGGGGGTCGGGCACGAACAGCACGGCGATCGGTACGGCGTTGTCGTGCAAGCGGACGAGTTCCTGCCGCGCTCCGTCGTAATCGTTGCACCCACATCCAAGAGCGCTCGAGCTGCTTCCTTTCGTCCCGAGGTAGAGGTAGCGGGAGAAACGACACGCGTGCTGGCGGAACAGATCGGTGCCATTGATGCCAACCGGCTG
This window of the Acidimicrobiales bacterium genome carries:
- a CDS encoding ribbon-helix-helix protein, CopG family, translated to MARAISVRLDDEADRALRALEATGLSQSEAIRMALLSEVRHRRRSKELAKEVAALEADEQDREEMLAVAELMEALRAAR
- a CDS encoding VOC family protein, with amino-acid sequence MRVQSLGHVVLNVKSIERSEAFYSQILGIPVISRISHPAQMTFFSLGNHHDLAITAIGEDALSPDPTATGLAHIAFKIGDSLDQFCSAKTDLDGAGVPILYVADRAYTKSMHLLDPDGNEVELYIDTSDAWKTDLPPLTLMPTQ
- a CDS encoding MarR family transcriptional regulator — its product is MSSDSFDHPNGERSPYVGAMLGVVWQWVRGQLYAGVVAAGYDDLNAAHVGLWRYPGLEGVRPSQLANRVGITKQSVNDLLGHLEQHGYLLRVPDSADGRARVIRLTSKGRRLEQTIYAEAGAAQLRIAGILGPRRFAQLHSSLELLTQQLAGSLAIL
- a CDS encoding type II toxin-antitoxin system PemK/MazF family toxin; translated protein: MLRGDVYRFRLPKGVGHEQHGDRYGVVVQADEFLPRSVVIVAPTSKSARAASFRPEVEVAGETTRVLAEQIGAIDANRLGDLAGHLTPEEMWGVDEALLAVLGLG
- a CDS encoding cupin domain-containing protein; its protein translation is MTTAIVDSPDNEEGLAWWFLDTLVVEHRCAPGMNTVVLEMTLPVGSAPPLHVHDDLDDTWYILEGQMVVRCGDEELVVGAGHWVSMPRGVPHTFRVVGEREARILLVHDNASFRDFIRDLGTPPTARVVPSHPTFPPVDELARIAASHDLRPIGPPMSAEDSDTVLAGAS